AGCAGTGCGCCTTTGAGGCTCGAGCCCGCGATGAACGGGTAGTCCGTCGCCGCCTCGCGCGCCACGGGGAGGTCTATGGCCCCGGTGGTCTGCCCCGTGCCGGGGTGCACGAAGGTCTCGGCCAGCATGCCCACGATCTTTGCTCTCATCTCCACCCTCCTATCAGGATCTGTCCGTAGCCCCACTCTCTTTTGTCTCCGATGTGCCTGGTGTGCATCTCTTTCACCTCGTCCGGCTTTGCCGCCTCGGCCTCCATGAACCACGTGCTGCCGGGGGGAAGGTATGGTTCGAGGGGAAGGGGTTTCTTTTTCTCCGTGTCCCAGCCCCCTATCAGGACCGGCTTCCCGACGCAGGCCGAGACCACCCGACCCGGCAGCCCTGGAAGCGCTCCGCCGGGCTTTCTCCAGCCCTCGTCTCTTATTCGTGCCGGGGTGATGAGCGTCGCGGTGTAGCGCAGGCTGCCTCCCCCGGGCTCCAGGCTTGGGGCCTCCGGTAGAGAGAGCTCGCACGGCTTCAGGTTCGCCATGCGGCTCTCCCCTCCGAGCGTGAGCAGACCTGGAGCTTCGCCTTCGTAGCCTTCGACGCCGGCTGCGAGCGCAACGCCCTTCTTCAGGCGTACGTGGGTTGTCTGGTAGAGGGCATCCTCGTTGGTGGTGCGGCTGTCGGGATCGCGCTGAATACCGACTCGGTTCTCCCCACTCCAGAGCTCCGAGGCTTCGAAGACGTCTTCTGGATCGGGGGTCTCTCCTCGTAGCGCCTTTTCCATGCCTCTACGGGTGAGATACGCTTTTTCCAACGGCTTGAGGCCCTTGGTCCTCGTACTGATCTCGGGAAGCTGCGCCTCCCCGATATCGGTGCTGAGCGCAGCTTCGCCGGGCCTGAGAAACACAAGGGTCCTGCCTGAGCGCAGCAGGTGCAGCGGGACTGGGAAGAGGGGTTCTCCGTCTTTTGCCACGTAGGTACCGGAGAATCGCAAGGGACCGAGGTCTGCACCGTCGCCGAGCTTCTTCTTAATGTCCTCTGACCAGTCACCGTACTGCCAGCCGAGCCTGCGGGCGAAGGCGGCCCGGAGCGCGCCGACGACGGTGGTGGGGGAGGGAGGGAAGGTCCCCAGAACCTCCATCTGCCCCGTCTCACCGGCGTTGAAGGGACTGCCGTCCCTGAAAAAGAGCGTGTCGAGCGGCTCGAGCAGGTAGTATCTCACCTCTCCACCCCCCTTCCCTTGGTCGCGAGGAAGCGCACCAGCATCGCCCCCGAAACATCGAGCGTCCCTTCATCGGCCGGCTCGCCTCCCCGGCGTTCGCGGCACACCTTCAGGAGTTGCTCGATGACCGCCTCTGCCTTCTCTCTGTCTCCTTCGCGCTCCCGGCTCTTCAGGTACTCGGCGACGAGGAGTTTTTCGGCGTCGAGGCCGGGTATGAGCGTGTGATCGTCCTCCCCGGTGAGAACCCCGAAGCGTTCGCGCACGTTGTAGAAGAATCGGCCGGCGAACTGCTCGTCGAAGGAGGACGCGAGGTTCTGCAGGTGTCTTGCGATGAGGGTTCCTCCGGGGCTTTCTTCCCAGCCGGAGACCCACTCGACGGTGCGCCCGCTGCCGGTGAGCACGCTCACCGCGAGGCTGTCGCGGCCGTTTTTATCTTTGGCAACCTCGTCGAGCAGTCGGTGCGCCTCGCGCATCACCGAGCGCAGGGTGGTGTTGTAGTGGGCGAAGACGAGCCCGGCGGAGATTGTGGTTCTGAGTGGCTCGCCATCTTCGCCTTTTGGCCTCCGGACGCCGAGTACATCATCGAAGGATTTCAGGAAACGCTCCCTGAGCTTCTCCGCCGCGCTCAGGGCTCTGTCGAGCGGCAGGAGCGCGAGCACGTCGTCGCCTCCGGCGTAGACCGTCCGGCCGCAGTGCTCACCGACGATCTCATCGACCCCTTCGGTGAAGCGCGCCAGCGCCCGGGAGACGTCTTTCGGGTCTATCTGATCGTGCTGTAGCAGGCTCCCGAGCCGGTCTCCGTCCATCAAGAGCAGCGCGTAGAAAGGCGATGCCGGGTGCCCCACTGCTCTGTTCAGCTTGCTCAGGACGTCGAGCAGCTTCTCTCGTTTCTGCGCGGAGAGCTCGGGCATGGCTCGCTCGTTGTCGAGCGCCGTCTTGTGGAAGAGATTGCCGTCGAGCTTCGCGAATCTTCCGGCGCCCCTCAAGCACGGGAGCTTCGTGTCGTACTCACCGAAGGCCCAGCGCGGGGTGCCGTCTTCCTCCAGTATGCACAGATACTCTTTGGCCTCCGACCTTTCGTGGGCTTCCTCAATCCAGGGAACCGCCGCCATGTACGGTGTCGAGGGCCAGGTGCCCGCCTCGAGCTTCCAGCCGATAACTTCCTCTGCGACGCCTGGGAAGAGCCGCTTGATGAGCGCGATGGCGCACAGCCGCTCGTGCTCTCCCAGGTTGAGCTCGCCGCTCTCTTGGCGGAGTGCATTCCAGAAGGCGTCCTGCGACTTGCGCTTCCGTGCCCTCACGTACCCGGAGATCTCCTGCCAGTTCCCCATCAGGGTGCACTTGTCCCCCGGCTCGGCGGGTGGGTGGTGCGTGCGCCAGTTCTTGCGAAGGTCGAGCCAGCGCTGGTCGCTGCGGTCGCCGGGGTCTTCTCCCGAGACCCAACTCATCTCCCAGAAGCTCTCTACCTGCCGTTCCCAGATCTCCTTCGTACCGTTGCCATGCTCCGCCACCGGCGCGACGTAGCGCTCCCAGACCACATCGGCGATCCCTTTCCACCCGCTCTGTACCGCGTCACGGCATCTCTTCGGATCGAAGTCGTCCGGTACCTCCGCCTTGAAGCGGTTCGGTAGCGAGCCGATCTGCGGGTTTTCGTCGGTAGACAGCGGGCGTCGCATGATCGCCGCGAGGAGCGGGTCGGTCACGTTCGTCTGGCCCCCGACATCGGGAAAGGCTATCTTCCCTCCGCCATCGAGCACCGCGCGCATCGCCTGCCCGGAGAGGTAGGAGAGCAGGAAAGAACCAGACCAGAGATCACGCGTACGCCGCGCCTGGGAGACGAACCCCTGCACCGGACCGAGGGTGAAGTGGAGTAGCTTCATGATCACACCTTATTCAGAAACGTTTGTGCTGTTTGCCATTCTCCACTCGGTGAAGGTTGGCGAGATAAAAATGCTCCGGGGAGGAGCGTGACGACCGGTGCGGCGCGTCCGTCTGGGAACTGGTGTATGTGCAGGAAAACCGGGCTCGCCCGGCGCTCGTTGGCGTTCTGGTAGCGGGCGCCTTTCATACGCAACTGCCGGGGCAACCCGAAGGCTTCACGCAGCGTTTTGCCTCTGCCGCCCAGAGCTTTGAGAAAGTCGCGGTAGGTCTGAGCCAGGGATCTCTGCGCGGCAGCGGCGTCTGGATATAGCTTTCCTATGGCAAACGCAGTTTTATTACTGATACCAGTATAGGGTCCGGGTTTGCGCTGAGACTGGAGAAGGTTTTCGAGAGTTTTTCTTAACTCCTGCTCATTCTTTGGAGGTTCCCATTCTTTTATCCCTTCTATCTTCATGAGCGTCAGACTGCCCCAGCTTTTGCGAGATCTCCCCCCAAGTCCACCAAGGAGGCCCAGCGCCTTCAGCGGGGCTTCCATCTCCTCCAGAGCTCGCCGGTCTCTTGCAGATATGATCAGGCTGAATGTGAAGCCAGGCTTGATGTAGTCTCTGGTAGGACGCAACTTTTTGTCTACCAAACCGTAGCCCACGTACCCCTGCCAGGTGTTGGGTCCCCACTTCTTTGCTTCTTGTTTCCCCAGAAACGATTCCAGATTTTCGGCTGCCGTTAGGCGCATCAGCACCTTCGACTGCCCCTCGTCGGTGCTGCCGAAGAGGCGGGCTTCTTCTTCACGGATCTTCTCGAGGTC
The Rubrobacter xylanophilus genome window above contains:
- the cmr1 gene encoding type III-B CRISPR module RAMP protein Cmr1 yields the protein MEKIEATFRVVTPMFMSGADQSKAELRLPSIKGALRFWWRALAWGRYGDLEKIREEEARLFGSTDEGQSKVLMRLTAAENLESFLGKQEAKKWGPNTWQGYVGYGLVDKKLRPTRDYIKPGFTFSLIISARDRRALEEMEAPLKALGLLGGLGGRSRKSWGSLTLMKIEGIKEWEPPKNEQELRKTLENLLQSQRKPGPYTGISNKTAFAIGKLYPDAAAAQRSLAQTYRDFLKALGGRGKTLREAFGLPRQLRMKGARYQNANERRASPVFLHIHQFPDGRAAPVVTLLPGAFLSRQPSPSGEWQTAQTFLNKV
- the cas10 gene encoding type III-B CRISPR-associated protein Cas10/Cmr2; its protein translation is MKLLHFTLGPVQGFVSQARRTRDLWSGSFLLSYLSGQAMRAVLDGGGKIAFPDVGGQTNVTDPLLAAIMRRPLSTDENPQIGSLPNRFKAEVPDDFDPKRCRDAVQSGWKGIADVVWERYVAPVAEHGNGTKEIWERQVESFWEMSWVSGEDPGDRSDQRWLDLRKNWRTHHPPAEPGDKCTLMGNWQEISGYVRARKRKSQDAFWNALRQESGELNLGEHERLCAIALIKRLFPGVAEEVIGWKLEAGTWPSTPYMAAVPWIEEAHERSEAKEYLCILEEDGTPRWAFGEYDTKLPCLRGAGRFAKLDGNLFHKTALDNERAMPELSAQKREKLLDVLSKLNRAVGHPASPFYALLLMDGDRLGSLLQHDQIDPKDVSRALARFTEGVDEIVGEHCGRTVYAGGDDVLALLPLDRALSAAEKLRERFLKSFDDVLGVRRPKGEDGEPLRTTISAGLVFAHYNTTLRSVMREAHRLLDEVAKDKNGRDSLAVSVLTGSGRTVEWVSGWEESPGGTLIARHLQNLASSFDEQFAGRFFYNVRERFGVLTGEDDHTLIPGLDAEKLLVAEYLKSREREGDREKAEAVIEQLLKVCRERRGGEPADEGTLDVSGAMLVRFLATKGRGVER
- the cmr3 gene encoding type III-B CRISPR module-associated protein Cmr3; the encoded protein is MRYYLLEPLDTLFFRDGSPFNAGETGQMEVLGTFPPSPTTVVGALRAAFARRLGWQYGDWSEDIKKKLGDGADLGPLRFSGTYVAKDGEPLFPVPLHLLRSGRTLVFLRPGEAALSTDIGEAQLPEISTRTKGLKPLEKAYLTRRGMEKALRGETPDPEDVFEASELWSGENRVGIQRDPDSRTTNEDALYQTTHVRLKKGVALAAGVEGYEGEAPGLLTLGGESRMANLKPCELSLPEAPSLEPGGGSLRYTATLITPARIRDEGWRKPGGALPGLPGRVVSACVGKPVLIGGWDTEKKKPLPLEPYLPPGSTWFMEAEAAKPDEVKEMHTRHIGDKREWGYGQILIGGWR